The Antechinus flavipes isolate AdamAnt ecotype Samford, QLD, Australia chromosome 5, AdamAnt_v2, whole genome shotgun sequence DNA segment CTCCTATATCCACCTGCGTTATGTGGATCTGTCTGAGAACCGGCTGTCAGACCTGTCACCGCTCAACAACCTGACTCACCTCCTCTGGCTCAAGCTTGACTACAACCGGCTACAGAGTGCCCGGATGGTAGAGCTGCCCTACTTGCAGATCGCCAGTTTTGCCTACAACCAAATCATTGACACCGAAGGCATCACCCATCCCAAATTGACTAGCCTGGATCTCAAAGGTGTTCTCTGAATGGAGAAGTATAATATTGTCTTGAGTCAGTCCCTTTATTTAACAGACTGAGGTCCAAGGTCATAGCATCATAGCTTTAGATCTGGAAGCAACCTTAGGGGTCATCTTAGACTAGCTACCTGCTTTTACATATGGAACTGAGATTTAGAGAGGTAACAGAAATTTCAGAGTCTTCTGACTTAAAATCCAAGACTCTTTCCATTCACCACATTGTGTTGTATGCTTGTCTAGACTCCTTCCTTTGCTGTGATTCTGGGTTGGAGGGTATATGTCACAGGACCATTTCAAGTGCTTCTTGACATTTGATCTTTGCCTTCCTCAGGGAACAACATCAAGAAGGTAACAGGTTTGGACCCCCAAAAGCTCTCGAACCTGCACACATTAGAGCTTCGAGGGAACCAGCTGGAGACTACACTGGGACTTGATCTTCCTAAGCTGAAGAGTCTCTATTTGGTAACCTTCATGGGTTGGGTAGAGAGCATACTGAAAGCACCCAGACTGTTCTCATACAACTGTGTTGAATaactttttgtgtttctttggagaaatcacagaatcttacTCTCTGAATCTTACTATATGACTTACATTATTGTTGAGGGTTGGTGCAGGGCTATCTGAGCCTCTGTTAGGACTATTCTGTGTAGACCTCGTCCTTAGCATGGCATTACATAGGTCCTGAGAGGATTTGGGAGACATATTTCCAGGACATTAATAATCCTGATATCCTTCAGGGCAGTAGCCCTTGGTTACAGAGTTGGGAATCCAGGTATCCAGATTTCAGTTTTTTATGCCTGTAATGTGTGCATGGTCCACAGAAAGGATATTCTGGTAGCTCTTCCTCAGGCACCAATGCAGGAGTGTTGGGCAGAGGGCTCCCTAAGTAAGAGAATTTGGAGGAGGacagtagaaagagaaattagaatttCTTAGTGACCCAGCTCTAGAGGATACTGGCTTTCTCTAGGGAGAAGTGTTTATCACTTGCTTCATCTCCTTTGCCCACCTTTTCTTGtctttacttctctttctctttatctctgtctttctgtgtggtttttcttctttctttgcatATTTCTGTCCGCGAATTCCCTTCAGTTTGTCTCTCTTTAACCAGCCTATTCTGTGTAGGCCCAGAACCAGctgaagaaaatagaaggaattgAAAATCTACAACAACTTAGTACTTTGCATCTTCGGGACAACAAAATCAGTGAATTGAATGGCTTCTCTCCTGAAATGAAGTTGCTGCAGTACCTTAATCTTCGGTAAGTTATCCTCCCTCCTACCTCTGACTTCTGCTCTCTCTCAGGATCTGGCCCAGATTTGGATTATTCACCTTGATTCTTATCTAGACTCTCACTTTTATCCAATCTGATGATACTTTTGTGTACCTTCCCTTCTCAATCCTAAATTTTTGGAGCTTcactgttttctttctccaaatgtaATCTTATTGCTAAAAACCTCCCTGgcctgggattttaaaaatccttctccAACTCTAATTCCCATCCTCCAAACCTTCAACTTCCCCAGAGATAATCCTTTCTATGAGCTGCTAAGTGGCCCTTTGGATAAagcactgagcctgaagtcaggaagaacttagtttaaatctggtgtcagacacatatgtgtgactgggcaaatcacttaacctctgcctcagtttccctaattgtgaAGTAGTGttatagtgaggatcaaatgagttaatatctaTAAAGTACTGTCTAGTGTCTAGCAAATAGTACACATTtcatcctccttccctctttcctttgctgtttttcctcccttcctttcctttcctcctccttcctttccttgtttgtttttgctttttctatttccttctttcctccctccttttttctccctaccttttttccttctttccttcctttcttccccttctttccttattttgatACAGTACTCATACCCTTATAAAATACAAGATAGACTAAACTAGTTGAAGGTAACCAACAGACCTCAAAACCCATTGGTGTGTTAGAGAGATGTCTATCCCAAGCAGGTGAAGACCTCTCCCCACCCTGGTAGAACGGGCagataagaataatttgttccaatgaccatgaaggCTGCTGAAGCATAATTTTTGTCCTCAGTGGACTAAGAGAGAATGAGGTGGATAACTTCacacagccctgcctcacttaaatccaattcacgagtaagtcaagacatcatcccatgatgtcattggtcttctttgaaaatgaaggtcaagggggcagctaggtggcgcagtggatagagcaccatccctgaagtcaggaggacccgagttcaaatctggtctcagatactgtctagctgtgtgaccctaggcaagtcacttaaccccaattgcctcagcaaaaaaaaaaaaaaaaaaaaaaaaaagaaaagaaaatgaaggtcaAACAATGATATTGGCTTTATCCACCCTGCTGCCTTGTCTCCTGTGTCCCAAATTTTTGGGCCATCTCCTGCCTCTTTCCTTGTTGATTTTCTCCAAACTtttcctctgcttccttcagaTCTTATCTCTCTAACCCTTTAACTTTCAAGGGGATAATGCTATTTGGGCTAAAAGAAACGAGACATCCTGTCCTAAAGAAGTGGGAATCAGTATAGGAGAGTCAGACTGCATCTGTGCAGCAGGTTCAGCAAATCTTCAGGATGTCCAGTCACTGATCAGTCTTTGGAGGAACCACTGTTCAGTATCTGGAGATGTACACGAAGTACAGCTTCTACCATTCATCACTTTTCCTTCTGGCCAGCCCACAAATGGCTCTTTATTCTCTGCTACAATTAaccaacaagcctttattaaatgcctattccCAGTCAGGCATTGTGTTCAATActgatgatacaaagacaaaattaaaagagttcctgcccttcaggagtttatattctacctGGAAAAACAACATGTGTGTATAAAAGTATATCCAAAAAAACCACTAAAGTTAATTTTTAGAGAAAAGCATTAGCTGGAGAAGTGGGGGTAAGGATTAAGGAAAGTTTCATGTGTGATATGGCATTTGAGCTGAACTATGACTTCTATGAGATACAGGAGGAAGTACATTCCAGGTCTCTACAAAGGAACTGAGACTATAGTAGATAGAATTGACAAGTTGAGAGACAGACCAGTTTGGCTGAAGTAGTAGTGTTTGTTCATGAAGGAAAAGGTTAGAAAGGTAGATTGGAATTGGGTGGAAAGGGctttaaatataaaagcaaaaatataattatataaagaaagaaaatatataaaagaaaaagaaatgttgtatttgattctgaaaaAAGCTTGTTACTGGAGTTTCTCGAGGAGGGGAATAACATGATAGGAAAACTACTCTCTGCAGAAGTAATATGAcctgtatacttattttgtatttaatttatactttaatatatttaacatctactggtcatcctgccacctAGGAgagagagggtagggggaaggaggggaaaaattggaacaaaacgtttggcaattgtcaatgctgtaaaattacccatgcatataacttgtaaataaaaagctattaaaaaaatttgcaaaaaaacaaaagaaagaaagaaaatccctgATAGAAATTTGGCAactgtatcaaaaaaaaaaaaaaaaaagtaatatgatCCAAGACAAGGAATTTCTTTTAAACTCTTCTATAGAGGAAACTTAGTGACAAATATGTCAGAATTGATTAAACTGAAAGAATTGCCTCAACTTCGGGCCCTGATCCTGTTGGAGAATCCATGCACAGATGAAACTGACTACAGACAAGATGTCCTGGTACATTTACCCCAACTGGAACGGCTGGACAAGGAATTCTTTGAGGAAGAGGAACGGGCAGAGGCTGATGAAATTAGACAGAGGTTAAAGGAAGAGCAAGAACAGGAAATGGATCAAGACCTGGATGCCTACGCAGATAAGGAGGCAGAAGTAAGGACAGGGCTGGGGGCAAGACTGGCTGGGAGAATAGTAGAAATAACTAAGAAATCTAGGGGAAGTGGTTCTTCAAAGGGAGAGGAATAAAGTAAATGGGGCTAGAAAGGGGTGGTTCCTTGGGAAGAACAGGgtaggagggggaggaagagaagagggtttTAGGCAAAGAAACCCTTAAAGGACTTGACTGGGGTCTCAGAATGGGGGAATGAAGGTGGGAGAGGACAGGAAACCCCACTGGTTATATGAGGGACAAGTAGGACTTGAGAGATATAAGAGTCTGAAGGGAGAGGGAGGTGGGAAGATTTCTGAGAAGTTTGTTTGAGGATGATgctagaagaaaagtagaaagctgTTTGGTATTGGAATAAAGTGAGGGTGAGTTCTGGGAAGGGACTAAACATTTGTATAGCATGAACCAGGCACTATAATTGTaaagctaagtgatttacaaatatcatctcacttgATCATCCTCTTAACAACCTGTCAGGTAGATGCTAGTGTTATCCCCaatttacatttggggaaactgaggcaaagagatgtACAATGACTTGCttgagggtcacacagttaggaagtgtttgaggtcacatttgaactcagatcttcttgactccaggcccagctttcTGTGCCCTGGCTCACCTCTCTTTAACCTCTAACTCCACTTACCCCTATATAAACATGGCTTCTGCAATCTGAGCTTCTTGGCTCTGTTGcttgtgactttgggcatgtcCCTTAATCTTTGCATAgatttgttaattgttttataaaatgaaaagagttgGGCTAGATAATCCCTAATTCTAcaattttgttctgattctttcgGAGGTGAGAATGAAGAGCCAAGTGAATTTTGGGGGATTCTTATGCAAATGTAGATTAATAGGCAAGGAGTaagtaaaaaagagaagatgagagaaagGATGTGAGGTGGTGGGGAACAGAAAGGAACACAGCTGGGCCTAGTGAAGAAGGCAggcaggagaggggaaaaaataaagactaacaatctgaaattaaaaataaccatgagaagaagagagagggagaaagacatgtaaggagggggggagaagagaagaagaaagaataagagaagagGGATCAGTAGTAGAggttagagaagagaatatggatgagaggggaaggagaggtaGAAAATATCCGAAGACAGAGGAAAGGATGCAGATAGGGATGAGGAGCAGGAACAAGAAGGGAAACAGGGACAAAGCTAGGCCTAGGAAGGAAAATCTTAACCTCTGTCCTCTTCCCCACAGGACATCGACGACAGTGCCTTCTGAGGTGCTGGTGCGATACTGGTCTCcccatcacttttttctttctcttggaaaGACCATGTCCTTAGTCCATCCTtggaggaaaaggacccattcATTCCTGCTCCCCTGGATCCCGGGAGTTGGAAGCACCTCCAGCTCAGCATTTGTGAAAGGAGTgacaaggaaagcagaaaaaggaaGGCAGGCAGACCTAAAGGGaattactttacatttatttttatttttctcagcaaaaatGGTGGGGGTATCGAGGATAGAACAGTCGGTAGTTTTAACAGGATCCAGGCAAACCTGAAGGGGGAAGGGACAGATCCAGGGGACTTTAAATACTGAATTTTGCCAAGGTGATaggaattggggggaggggggaggaggcgGCATGGTGCACGGGAGTGTGACCTGGGGGACCGAATTGCTTCTTTTTCCAATAAAGAAATTCTTGCCGCTGGTATCTCTGTGACTTTTGTACGTCGTTGTCAGCATGTGACCCTGAGTTTCTGGGGGAGTGTATCAGTGTCTGCCAGTTTCCCGACCGTCTGCCCGAATGTCATCGTTCTGCATCGCCGAATTAGCCAGTCTCTTTGCCAGGGTGTCAGCCCCGCTTAAAATCTAGTCCTCTGTGTGAGGCAGGGTCAGTAAAGAGGGACCACCCTGTCTGAATCTCCGTATTTACggcgtgcgcgcgcgcgcgcctCGCCAGCAGCCCGCTCCTGCCTCCCGACTCCCCCACCTGAGCTCGCTCCTACGTGCGGCTCAGCGGGCGCCTTCTGACTCATCGGGGCTCCGGGTCACATGCATCTTGCAGGCCCTATCGGGTCCTCTCTCTGCCGGCTGCCCGCCCGCCCGGGATCTGCAGCGGCCCACGCCCCGCTCCTGGCGACCGTTCCCTCCGCGCTGCCACCCGCTCTGCCGCAGGAAGGTGAGACCCCGGCCCCCCTTGCGCCATCTCTCCTCGGTCCTTCATCCCCTGTCTGCCATCCATCCCTGCATCATCTTTCCAGGTTGGCTCGGCGCACCTGCTCCATCATCTTCCTCTCAAAGCCCAGCCCTTTCCTACCCACCCACCCAATATAGTCTCTCTGACCCCATGGAAATGTCTGCCTATTTTCTATCTGCTTGCTTACTTCGTCTGTGTTTCTATTGCTGTCTCTGATTGAAAATCTCTATGCTTGTTTCATAACCCATGTCATAAATCTCTTACGTTTCTGCCTCTTTTTAACTTaactaaatttttattgatgttactatttttgtttctttccatctTGACACAACCCCTTGGTTCTGCAAAGAGCTGCCCCTCTCCAGTCTGTCACACTCCCTGATTCaactctcctttcccccacttccctctccccaattttttctctttttttgactaTGCAGGGAATGTAATGGGTGTGGGTCCTATGAGCATTTTGGGGATGCTTCTTTCCAGTCTGCCACACCTCTAATTCAAtttccctctccccatttttccttttttttttttttttgactggatAGGGAATATAACAGGTGGGGGTTCTATGAGaaccctttttttgggggggggaatgacCCTTTCCAGTCTGTCAAACTCCCTGATTCAatttccctttccccactcccctctccccatttccccccTTTATTTAACTCTGTAGGTAATGTAATAGATGGATGTCCTATGAGAATTTTGGGGATGCCCCTTTTCAGTCTATCACATTACCTGATTTTCAACTTCCCTCTCCCCATTcccctcttcccattttttttttgactctgcaGGAAATGTAATAGGTGGGGGTTCTATGATCACAGTCAGTCTTCTGGGGATGTGCATCTGGGTACTGTCTTCTCCAACCTTGGCACTCTGCTCCTTTTTCAACTATAGTACAGCCCCCACTAGATTAGAATCTGATTTCCCAGATCTCCCATGTCCTTCCTGCCCCTCTTCCCTCATGCTCTGCTTTGAGGAGTAGGAGAAATTTTTTCCTGGGGAAAAGGGTGGGGGAATTTACAGTCTTAGTATATGAGTCACAGATGTTCAAACTAGGGGCTTTTAGCATCTTCTGGGGGAGATCATTTTTCTTAGCACACAGAGGAGATGCTGGCTTGGTGGCCACTCCCAATCTAGGTATACCTTAGAGAAATCCCAACTGGCTGGTAAGTATGCCATTGACAGGGTTTAGAAAGGTCCACATTTCCCAGGGAATGCTTTTTCACCAAGCCTCTTTTCCTCCTTGCAGGGTCTCAACTGCCAAAGCAGTGACCTTCTTCTGTTCCATCTCCCCCAAGAggctatttcttcctttcctctctcctcactGCAGCCAGATCTTTCCCCTCACTGCAGGACTCTCTCCCCTATAGTCATGTTCTCCCCACCATCaccacatttgtgtgtgtgtgtgtgtgcgtgtgtgtgtgtgtgtgtg contains these protein-coding regions:
- the LRRC23 gene encoding leucine-rich repeat-containing protein 23 isoform X1, which produces MSDDEDMEEYDPEEEEPEEEKDEKETDEEEKEEGEEAEEFIPKPITEDIMKEGLSLLCKTGNGLSHAYVKLEAKDKELTDISLLSSYIHLRYVDLSENRLSDLSPLNNLTHLLWLKLDYNRLQSARMVELPYLQIASFAYNQIIDTEGITHPKLTSLDLKGNNIKKVTGLDPQKLSNLHTLELRGNQLETTLGLDLPKLKSLYLAQNQLKKIEGIENLQQLSTLHLRDNKISELNGFSPEMKLLQYLNLRTSTTVPSEVLVRYWSPHHFFLSLGKTMSLVHPWRKRTHSFLLPWIPGVGSTSSSAFVKGVTRKAEKGRQADLKGITLHLFLFFSAKMVGVSRIEQSVVLTGSRQT
- the LRRC23 gene encoding leucine-rich repeat-containing protein 23 isoform X2, with the protein product MSDDEDMEEYDPEEEEPEEEKDEKETDEEEKEEGEEAEEFIPKPITEDIMKEGLSLLCKTGNGLSHAYVKLEAKDKELTDISLLSSYIHLRYVDLSENRLSDLSPLNNLTHLLWLKLDYNRLQSARMVELPYLQIASFAYNQIIDTEGITHPKLTSLDLKGNNIKKVTGLDPQKLSNLHTLELRGNQLETTLGLDLPKLKSLYLAQNQLKKIEGIENLQQLSTLHLRDNKISELNGFSPEMKLLQYLNLRGNLVTNMSELIKLKELPQLRALILLENPCTDETDYRQDVLVHLPQLERLDKEFFEEEERAEADEIRQRLKEEQEQEMDQDLDAYADKEAEDIDDSAF